The Inediibacterium massiliense genome has a segment encoding these proteins:
- a CDS encoding sugar ABC transporter ATP-binding protein, with amino-acid sequence MEEKYILQMKNIQKEYFKNKVLKGINISVKEGEIHALLGENGAGKSTLMNILFGMPVIHSTGGFDGEVLIQGKKADIQCPKDAMNMGIGMVHQEFMLIPGFSITENIKLNREHTKHNIISKFTRESLKSLDIKKMNEDSRNSLDQIGMDIKEWIKIEGLPVGYMQFIEIAREIDKKNVKLLVFDEPTAVLTESEADYLLDTMKKLSQSGIAILFITHRLNEVMKVANQITILRDGEWINTFKKEETNVIELARLMVGRKIEITNKMDEIQDDKEKKNILSIRNLKVDMPGEEVKGIDLDVVQGEILGIGGLAGQGKIGIANGIMGLYKAQGEVMLEGKKLQLNNPKEAIENKIAFVSEDRRGVGLLLDTSIELNIVMTAMQIQKKFMKKIGFFYQIDQKKVREHALKMIKNLDIRCRGPQQIVRRLSGGNQQKICIARALTLKPNILFVSEPTRGIDIGAKKLVLDLLYKLNKEMNMTIVMTSSELGELRSICHRIAIISRGKVEGILKPIDSDEDFGLMMAGEHEKKHKEAL; translated from the coding sequence ATGGAGGAAAAATATATTTTGCAAATGAAAAATATTCAAAAAGAATATTTTAAAAACAAAGTACTAAAAGGAATAAATATTTCTGTAAAAGAAGGTGAAATTCATGCTTTATTAGGAGAAAATGGAGCAGGAAAATCTACCTTGATGAATATTTTATTTGGAATGCCTGTCATTCATAGTACAGGAGGTTTTGATGGAGAAGTTTTGATTCAAGGAAAAAAAGCAGACATTCAATGTCCAAAAGATGCTATGAATATGGGGATTGGAATGGTTCATCAAGAGTTTATGCTTATTCCAGGGTTCTCTATTACAGAAAATATAAAGTTGAATCGAGAACATACAAAACATAATATCATTAGTAAATTTACAAGAGAGAGTTTAAAATCATTAGATATAAAAAAAATGAATGAAGATTCTAGAAATTCATTAGATCAAATAGGAATGGACATCAAAGAGTGGATAAAAATTGAAGGACTGCCTGTAGGATATATGCAGTTTATAGAAATTGCAAGAGAGATTGACAAAAAAAATGTAAAGCTTTTAGTATTTGATGAACCAACTGCAGTTTTAACAGAAAGCGAAGCAGATTATTTACTAGATACTATGAAAAAATTATCTCAATCAGGGATTGCCATTTTATTTATTACCCATAGATTAAATGAGGTCATGAAGGTAGCCAATCAAATTACCATATTAAGAGATGGAGAGTGGATTAATACTTTTAAAAAAGAAGAAACAAATGTAATAGAGCTTGCAAGACTTATGGTAGGAAGAAAAATTGAAATAACAAATAAAATGGACGAAATACAAGATGATAAAGAAAAGAAAAATATATTATCTATTAGAAATTTAAAAGTAGATATGCCTGGAGAAGAAGTAAAGGGAATTGATTTAGATGTAGTACAAGGAGAAATTTTAGGAATAGGAGGCTTAGCGGGACAAGGAAAAATAGGCATTGCTAATGGGATCATGGGTTTATATAAAGCACAAGGAGAAGTGATGTTAGAAGGGAAAAAGTTACAATTAAATAATCCTAAAGAAGCCATTGAAAATAAAATTGCATTTGTATCTGAAGATCGAAGAGGGGTAGGACTTTTGTTAGATACTTCTATAGAACTAAATATTGTTATGACGGCTATGCAGATTCAAAAAAAGTTTATGAAAAAAATAGGTTTTTTCTATCAAATAGATCAAAAGAAAGTAAGAGAACATGCACTAAAAATGATAAAAAATCTGGATATAAGGTGTAGAGGACCTCAGCAAATTGTTAGAAGATTAAGTGGAGGAAACCAACAAAAAATTTGTATTGCGAGAGCTCTCACTTTAAAGCCTAATATTTTATTTGTATCAGAGCCTACAAGAGGAATTGATATTGGTGCTAAAAAGCTTGTTCTAGATTTATTATATAAGCTAAATAAAGAAATGAATATGACCATTGTAATGACTTCAAGTGAATTAGGAGAGTTAAGATCCATCTGTCATAGAATTGCAATTATTAGCAGGGGAAAGGTAGAAGGTATTTTAAAGCCCATAGATTCTGATGAGGATTTTGGCCTTATGATGGCTGGAGAGCATGAAAAAAAACATAAGGAGGCCTTATAA
- a CDS encoding ABC transporter permease subunit: MKEKIKKWIDQLGLPRIIITCFFIGLCFVACALKLPVHMLLKDTLVRVGMNGVLVLSMVPAITSGIGPNFGLPLGIVCGLLGGLLSIEMNLYKFTAFFTAILISIPFAVIAGWIYGILLNEVKGSEMTVGTYTGFSVVSLMSIGWILIPLKSPEMVWPIGRGLRVTISLGARYAQILNNFLSFKIGRIKIPTGLLLFFLLLCLIMWIFSRSKIGLAMKAAGDNPKFSIASGIQVDHCRIIGSIFSTVLGAIGILVYAQSYGFFQLYQAPLMMAFPAVAAILIGGASATQAKISHVILGVFLFQGLLTIALPVANELVKQGNLAEVARMIVQNGIILYALTKVDGGE, translated from the coding sequence ATGAAAGAGAAGATTAAAAAATGGATAGACCAGTTAGGGCTTCCAAGGATAATCATTACTTGTTTTTTTATAGGATTATGTTTTGTAGCGTGTGCATTAAAGCTACCCGTACATATGCTTTTAAAAGATACATTAGTGCGAGTAGGAATGAATGGAGTTTTAGTTCTTTCTATGGTACCGGCTATTACATCTGGAATAGGTCCTAATTTTGGTCTTCCATTAGGAATTGTTTGTGGATTATTAGGAGGACTTTTGAGTATAGAAATGAATTTATATAAATTTACAGCTTTTTTTACAGCTATTCTTATTTCCATTCCTTTTGCTGTTATTGCTGGATGGATCTATGGGATTTTATTAAATGAAGTCAAAGGATCAGAGATGACCGTAGGAACATATACAGGTTTTTCAGTAGTATCATTAATGAGTATAGGATGGATTTTGATTCCACTTAAAAGTCCTGAAATGGTCTGGCCTATAGGAAGAGGTCTTAGGGTAACTATTTCGTTAGGAGCAAGGTATGCTCAAATTTTAAATAATTTTTTATCCTTTAAAATAGGAAGAATAAAAATTCCAACAGGGCTTTTGCTATTTTTTTTACTTTTGTGTCTCATCATGTGGATATTTTCTAGAAGTAAGATAGGACTTGCCATGAAAGCAGCAGGAGATAACCCCAAATTTTCCATAGCGTCGGGAATTCAAGTAGATCATTGCAGGATTATAGGTTCTATTTTTTCTACTGTATTAGGAGCCATAGGTATTTTAGTATATGCTCAAAGCTATGGATTCTTTCAATTGTATCAAGCACCTCTTATGATGGCCTTCCCAGCAGTCGCTGCTATTTTAATAGGAGGGGCATCTGCTACACAAGCTAAAATTTCTCATGTAATACTTGGTGTATTTTTATTTCAAGGGTTACTTACTATTGCTTTACCTGTAGCAAATGAGTTGGTGAAACAAGGAAATTTGGCTGAGGTAGCAAGAATGATTGTACAAAACGGCATTATACTTTATGCCTTAACAAAAGTAGATGGGGGTGAATGA
- a CDS encoding ABC transporter permease subunit has product MIKIQNEESQKDMKKILFDNIVTIIFVILCLIGIKLSRLPISFIGNEILTRITRNSFLVLSLIIPVVAGMGLNFSIVVGAMAGQIAIIAVTHWGITGIEGFLLCVVLSTPFALIFGHLTGKLLNKTKGQEMIASMIVGFFANGVYQLVFLFLVGNIIPMKNPVLMLSGGVGIRNTIDLSGGVEPTGIKYALDHLFKIPFFTMILIFAFLGILYTAYKYFKERKKIQRIQCGICLLLGIFSILMLNSSSMLKNLKVPIITILVIGSLCLFNVLILKTKIGQDFKAVGQDQHIAKIAGIDVDKTRILAITISTLLAAWGQLIFLQNLGTLNTYGSHEQIGMFSIAALLIGGASVSKATIGQAILGTTLFHTLFIVSPLAGKNLFGDAQIGEFFRVFVVYGVIGVSLGLHAWKKRIEIKNKKTV; this is encoded by the coding sequence ATGATCAAAATACAAAATGAAGAATCTCAAAAAGATATGAAAAAGATTTTGTTTGATAATATAGTAACCATTATTTTTGTAATACTTTGTTTAATAGGGATAAAATTATCAAGGCTGCCTATTAGTTTTATTGGAAATGAGATACTTACTAGAATTACTAGAAATTCTTTTTTAGTATTGTCTTTAATCATTCCAGTTGTAGCAGGAATGGGACTTAATTTTAGTATTGTAGTAGGAGCTATGGCAGGTCAAATCGCGATTATTGCTGTAACCCACTGGGGAATTACAGGAATAGAAGGCTTTTTACTTTGTGTAGTACTAAGTACTCCTTTTGCATTAATTTTTGGACATTTAACAGGAAAATTATTAAATAAAACAAAAGGTCAGGAAATGATTGCAAGTATGATTGTAGGATTTTTTGCAAATGGAGTGTATCAATTGGTATTTTTATTTTTGGTAGGAAACATTATTCCAATGAAAAATCCAGTTTTAATGCTTAGTGGAGGAGTTGGAATTAGAAATACTATAGATTTATCTGGAGGAGTAGAACCTACAGGAATTAAATACGCTTTAGATCATTTGTTTAAAATTCCTTTTTTTACTATGATTTTAATTTTTGCTTTTTTAGGAATTTTATATACGGCATATAAATATTTTAAAGAAAGAAAAAAAATTCAAAGAATTCAATGTGGGATATGTCTTTTATTAGGTATATTTAGTATCTTGATGTTAAATAGTTCATCTATGTTAAAAAATTTAAAAGTACCTATTATTACTATTTTAGTAATAGGTAGTCTTTGCTTGTTTAATGTATTGATTTTAAAAACAAAAATAGGCCAAGATTTTAAAGCAGTAGGACAGGATCAACATATTGCAAAAATTGCAGGCATTGATGTAGATAAAACTAGAATTTTAGCTATTACTATTTCTACTTTATTGGCAGCTTGGGGACAGCTTATTTTTCTTCAAAATCTAGGCACATTAAATACTTATGGAAGCCATGAGCAGATAGGAATGTTTTCCATTGCAGCTCTTTTAATTGGAGGAGCATCTGTTTCTAAAGCAACTATAGGGCAGGCTATATTAGGAACGACTCTTTTTCATACACTATTTATTGTATCTCCACTGGCTGGAAAAAATTTATTTGGCGATGCACAGATTGGTGAATTTTTTAGGGTATTTGTAGTATATGGTGTAATTGGCGTATCATTAGGACTTCATGCATGGAAAAAAAGAATAGAAATAAAAAATAAAAAGACTGTATAA
- the infC gene encoding translation initiation factor IF-3: protein MDAEGEQLGIVPTKKALDMAIEKRLDLVKVAAQAKPPVCRIMDYGKYRFELSKKEKEAKKKQKIINVKEVRLSLNIEEHDLAVKANNAIKFLSKGDKVKVSLRFKGREMGYTKLGYEVMEKFTALIIEAGTVEKKPNLEGRNMTMFLSPKNA, encoded by the coding sequence ATTGATGCAGAAGGTGAGCAGCTAGGAATTGTTCCTACAAAAAAGGCATTAGACATGGCAATAGAAAAAAGATTAGACCTAGTAAAGGTTGCTGCTCAAGCAAAACCACCAGTATGCAGAATTATGGATTATGGAAAGTACAGATTTGAATTGTCCAAAAAAGAAAAAGAAGCAAAGAAAAAACAAAAGATTATTAATGTAAAAGAAGTTCGATTAAGCCTAAATATTGAAGAACACGATCTAGCTGTAAAAGCAAACAATGCCATTAAATTCCTTTCTAAAGGAGATAAAGTAAAAGTTAGTTTAAGATTTAAAGGAAGAGAAATGGGTTATACCAAATTAGGGTATGAAGTAATGGAAAAATTTACAGCACTTATTATTGAAGCTGGTACTGTAGAGAAAAAGCCGAACTTAGAAGGTAGGAATATGACAATGTTTCTATCACCTAAAAATGCTTAG
- the rpmI gene encoding 50S ribosomal protein L35, which produces MPKMKTHRAAAKRFKLTKKGKVKRAKAYKSHILTKKTTKRKRNLRKAAIMPKSEEKRVKRLLPYA; this is translated from the coding sequence ATGCCAAAAATGAAAACACATCGTGCAGCAGCAAAGAGATTTAAATTAACTAAAAAAGGTAAGGTAAAAAGAGCAAAAGCTTATAAAAGCCATATCCTAACAAAGAAAACAACAAAGAGAAAAAGAAATTTACGTAAGGCTGCTATTATGCCAAAATCAGAAGAAAAAAGAGTAAAAAGATTATTACCATACGCATAG
- the rplT gene encoding 50S ribosomal protein L20: protein MARVKKAVNAKKKHKKILKLAKGYYGAKSKLFRVANQAVMKSLRYAYVGRKLRKRDFRKLWIARINAAARMNGISYSKLINGLKLSGIEINRKMLSEMAIHDAEGFAQLAEVAKQKVNA from the coding sequence ATGGCAAGAGTAAAAAAAGCAGTAAATGCAAAAAAGAAACATAAAAAAATATTAAAGCTTGCGAAAGGTTATTATGGTGCGAAGAGCAAACTTTTTAGAGTTGCAAATCAAGCTGTAATGAAATCTTTAAGATATGCATATGTAGGACGTAAATTAAGAAAAAGAGATTTTAGAAAACTTTGGATTGCAAGAATCAATGCAGCAGCAAGAATGAATGGAATTTCTTATAGCAAATTGATCAATGGATTAAAACTTTCAGGTATCGAAATCAATAGAAAAATGTTATCTGAAATGGCTATTCATGATGCAGAAGGTTTTGCACAATTAGCAGAAGTTGCAAAACAAAAAGTAAATGCATAA